In Pseudomonas hamedanensis, a single window of DNA contains:
- a CDS encoding anti-virulence regulator CigR family protein: protein MRKARRLVTALSCLALVVGSVTALADPGNGKGQGGQGNQGGQGNGKGKPQNMQDYGNQGSGNKGQKSSGNHGGGPSVDRGNILGVIGGYRGEYWNPGKPLPPGIQKNLARGKPLPPGIAKKLDGRLLGHLPHYDGYEWQQVGTDLILVALATGLIYEVLNGAFD from the coding sequence ATGAGAAAAGCTCGCAGACTGGTTACAGCGCTGTCCTGCCTTGCGCTGGTAGTTGGCAGTGTCACGGCGCTGGCGGACCCTGGTAACGGAAAAGGCCAGGGCGGGCAGGGCAATCAGGGCGGCCAGGGTAATGGCAAGGGCAAGCCGCAGAACATGCAGGACTACGGCAATCAAGGGTCTGGCAACAAAGGGCAAAAATCCTCCGGTAACCACGGCGGCGGACCGAGTGTCGATCGTGGCAACATCCTCGGCGTCATCGGCGGCTATCGCGGCGAATACTGGAATCCCGGAAAGCCCTTGCCGCCGGGCATTCAAAAGAATCTGGCGCGCGGCAAACCGCTGCCACCGGGTATCGCGAAAAAACTCGACGGGCGTTTGCTCGGCCACTTGCCGCACTATGACGGCTATGAATGGCAGCAAGTGGGCACGGACCTGATCCTCGTCGCGCTGGCCACCGGGTTGATCTACGAAGTGCTCAACGGCGCTTTTGATTAA
- a CDS encoding quinone oxidoreductase family protein → MASAIRFTETGNPEVLHLHTVSVQTPGQGEVWLEQEAVGVNFLDVSQRKGAVPVALPSGLGLEGAGRVAAVGDGVSHVRVGDRVAYATGPLGGYASARLFPADRLVKIPDELSFDEAAAVLFKGITAQYLLKSTYPVGPGTTMLLYGVAGGLGEIMVPWARHLGATVIGVVSKPASVDKARSIGCDEVLVFDAETLAAEVARITDGRKVDVVYDPIGRVSFQASLDSLRPRGLMVSFGAQSGAPSAVELATLNAKGSLFLTRPSLAAHTASAAEYQERAQDVLAAVAAGIITPRIWARYPLADAAAAHAELESGRSSGAIILKP, encoded by the coding sequence ATGGCGAGCGCAATCCGCTTTACCGAAACGGGCAACCCCGAGGTCCTGCACCTGCACACCGTGAGCGTGCAAACGCCAGGGCAGGGTGAAGTCTGGCTTGAACAAGAGGCGGTGGGCGTCAACTTTCTCGACGTCAGCCAGCGCAAAGGCGCGGTGCCGGTGGCGTTGCCTTCGGGCCTTGGCCTGGAAGGCGCGGGCCGTGTCGCCGCGGTCGGTGACGGTGTCAGCCACGTGCGCGTCGGGGATCGCGTTGCCTACGCCACCGGGCCTTTGGGCGGTTATGCGTCGGCGCGGTTGTTTCCGGCGGATCGATTGGTGAAGATTCCTGATGAACTGTCCTTCGATGAGGCTGCGGCAGTGCTGTTCAAAGGCATTACTGCGCAGTATCTGTTGAAGTCGACGTATCCGGTGGGGCCGGGGACGACGATGCTGCTCTATGGCGTCGCGGGTGGTCTGGGGGAAATCATGGTGCCGTGGGCCAGACACTTGGGCGCCACGGTGATTGGCGTGGTATCGAAACCGGCCAGTGTCGACAAGGCGCGGTCGATCGGCTGCGATGAGGTGCTGGTATTTGATGCTGAAACCCTGGCCGCCGAGGTGGCGCGAATCACCGACGGGCGCAAGGTTGACGTGGTGTACGACCCGATTGGCCGGGTGTCTTTCCAGGCTTCGCTGGACAGCTTGCGTCCCCGCGGTTTGATGGTCTCGTTCGGCGCGCAGAGCGGTGCGCCGTCAGCGGTGGAACTGGCGACACTCAATGCCAAGGGTTCGCTGTTTCTCACGCGTCCGTCACTGGCGGCACACACTGCAAGCGCTGCTGAGTATCAGGAGCGTGCACAAGATGTGCTGGCCGCCGTCGCCGCCGGTATCATCACGCCACGGATCTGGGCGCGCTATCCACTGGCCGACGCCGCAGCCGCGCACGCCGAGCTGGAGTCGGGTCGATCATCGGGAGCGATCATTCTAAAACCATGA
- a CDS encoding LysR family transcriptional regulator encodes MNLDVLSNQHSDEIAAFLAVAAQGSFVAAGRLLQRHPTIVSKRLAAMEKRLGVRLVERSTRQVRITEAGAQLERRLRAAVALMNEAQQQAVQGANEVRGTLRLALPAAMGRLWLGPLLPEFLKAYPQVSIVADYSEGLVDIIEQGFDAAIRIGELDDNRLTAKKLSDHRRILCASPAYLDAHGTPQTPQDLLQHNCLRFSGLASFPLWRLHRGDELQTLTPKGNLTASDSESLLAAARAGAGILGAGDWLMSRDLAAGTLTQVLPDWQLDTAGGVYLVRPSARFPAAAVVAFKQWIEAKFDPAPPWAV; translated from the coding sequence ATGAATCTTGATGTTCTGAGCAATCAACACAGCGATGAGATCGCTGCCTTTCTGGCCGTCGCCGCGCAAGGGTCGTTTGTCGCGGCCGGTCGCTTGTTGCAGCGTCATCCCACGATCGTTTCGAAACGCTTGGCGGCGATGGAAAAACGCCTGGGGGTTCGCCTGGTGGAGCGCTCGACGCGCCAGGTGCGTATCACCGAGGCCGGTGCTCAACTGGAACGGCGCCTGCGTGCAGCCGTTGCGCTGATGAACGAGGCGCAGCAGCAAGCGGTGCAGGGTGCCAACGAAGTGCGCGGCACCTTGCGCCTCGCCTTGCCGGCCGCGATGGGCCGGTTGTGGCTCGGGCCGCTGTTGCCGGAGTTTCTCAAGGCTTATCCGCAGGTCTCGATTGTTGCCGACTACAGCGAGGGCCTGGTCGACATCATCGAGCAGGGTTTTGATGCGGCGATCCGTATCGGCGAGCTGGACGACAACCGCCTGACCGCGAAAAAACTCAGCGATCATCGACGGATTTTGTGCGCATCGCCGGCGTACCTCGATGCTCACGGAACACCGCAAACACCGCAGGATTTGCTCCAGCACAATTGCCTGCGCTTCAGCGGGCTGGCGTCATTCCCGTTGTGGCGACTGCATCGCGGCGACGAGCTGCAAACCCTCACGCCCAAGGGCAACCTGACCGCCAGCGACAGCGAATCGCTGCTCGCCGCCGCCCGCGCCGGAGCCGGTATTCTCGGTGCCGGCGACTGGCTGATGAGCCGCGACCTTGCCGCCGGAACGCTGACTCAGGTGCTGCCGGACTGGCAACTGGATACGGCCGGCGGCGTCTACCTGGTCCGGCCCTCGGCGAGGTTTCCGGCAGCGGCGGTGGTGGCCTTCAAACAGTGGATCGAAGCGAAGTTTGACCCCGCGCCACCGTGGGCGGTTTGA
- a CDS encoding hemerythrin domain-containing protein, whose amino-acid sequence MNAIDLLKADHEKVKAILSQLSESTDRALKKRVELLGKLEMEITIHTRLEEEILYPAFKEAGSKEEDVMYYEAKEEHRTVDSLVLPDLKLTDPGTPEFAGRVKVVKELLEHHIEEEEKEMFPQAKKLLGKAKLDELGAQMEAMKASYKKEMAAGNLAA is encoded by the coding sequence ATGAATGCCATCGACCTTCTCAAAGCCGACCATGAAAAAGTAAAAGCCATTCTCAGCCAGTTGAGCGAGTCAACCGACCGGGCGCTGAAAAAGCGCGTCGAGTTGCTGGGCAAACTGGAAATGGAAATCACCATCCATACCCGCCTTGAAGAAGAAATTCTTTATCCCGCCTTCAAAGAGGCCGGCAGCAAGGAGGAGGACGTCATGTACTACGAAGCCAAGGAAGAACACCGCACCGTGGATTCGCTGGTGCTGCCTGACCTGAAATTGACCGATCCGGGCACGCCGGAATTTGCCGGTCGCGTGAAGGTGGTCAAGGAGCTGCTGGAGCACCACATCGAGGAGGAAGAAAAAGAAATGTTTCCTCAGGCGAAAAAACTGTTGGGCAAGGCGAAGCTCGACGAACTGGGTGCGCAGATGGAGGCCATGAAGGCGAGCTACAAGAAGGAAATGGCGGCAGGCAACCTGGCCGCGTGA
- a CDS encoding PLD nuclease N-terminal domain-containing protein: protein MQIETVWIVLAVILVLIELWAINRVRKSEGKSSNKGVWIVLIVFVPLFGLIAWALAGPKHVGHVSSSQANR, encoded by the coding sequence ATGCAAATCGAAACCGTGTGGATCGTATTGGCGGTCATTCTCGTGCTGATCGAGCTTTGGGCCATCAACCGGGTGCGTAAAAGCGAGGGGAAATCGAGTAACAAGGGCGTGTGGATTGTGTTGATCGTGTTCGTGCCGTTGTTCGGCTTGATCGCCTGGGCGTTGGCGGGGCCCAAGCATGTCGGCCACGTTTCGTCTTCCCAAGCGAACCGATGA
- a CDS encoding saccharopine dehydrogenase family protein: MAFRVMVVGGYGNFGSIVCRHLAVMPQVELVLSGRDARKLQLKIDELHARSGRACEGWCGDAMGAGFQAALSTLNIQLVVHTGGPFQGQSYAVAESCIGAGVNYCDLSDCRTFVNGIGALDASARQAGVAILSGCSSVPTLSSAIIDEQRHRFSCIDSIEHGISSSAKMPGLSTVEGVLAYAGKPIRQLRHGQVHEVLGWLDLSLRKMPQLGTRLLANVDVPDMDIFARRYGAQTLSFKAGAGLKLGGVANALLAQALRFGLVRDHARWAARLHRLGMRFERFGDGKSAMYIDVRGIGIDGKPLTMTAQLTALNDKGPEIPSCAAVALAVKMASGYVPQSGARPCVGEISVAEYLAAINDPANLSLSVQFSQGQR; this comes from the coding sequence ATGGCGTTCAGGGTCATGGTCGTCGGTGGTTACGGTAATTTCGGCAGCATCGTTTGTCGGCATCTGGCGGTGATGCCGCAGGTTGAGCTGGTGCTGTCGGGGCGCGATGCGCGCAAGTTGCAACTCAAGATTGATGAGCTGCACGCGCGGTCGGGCCGTGCCTGCGAAGGCTGGTGCGGTGATGCGATGGGCGCTGGATTTCAAGCCGCGTTGAGTACACTAAACATTCAACTGGTGGTGCATACCGGCGGGCCGTTTCAAGGGCAGTCCTACGCGGTCGCCGAAAGTTGCATCGGTGCCGGCGTGAACTACTGCGACCTGTCCGATTGCCGCACCTTCGTCAACGGCATCGGTGCGCTCGATGCCAGCGCCAGACAGGCGGGCGTGGCGATCCTCAGCGGTTGCAGTTCGGTGCCGACGCTGTCGTCAGCCATCATCGACGAGCAGCGCCATCGTTTCTCATGCATCGATTCGATCGAGCATGGCATTTCTTCCTCGGCGAAGATGCCGGGGCTGTCCACGGTGGAAGGCGTGCTGGCCTACGCCGGCAAACCGATCAGGCAACTCAGGCATGGCCAGGTGCATGAAGTGCTGGGCTGGCTCGACCTTTCCCTGCGCAAGATGCCGCAGTTGGGCACGCGACTACTCGCCAATGTCGATGTGCCGGATATGGATATTTTCGCCCGTCGCTACGGCGCGCAGACCCTGAGTTTCAAGGCGGGCGCCGGCCTGAAGCTCGGCGGCGTGGCCAACGCGTTGCTGGCGCAAGCCCTGCGGTTCGGCCTGGTGCGTGATCATGCCCGCTGGGCAGCAAGGCTGCATCGTCTGGGCATGCGGTTCGAACGTTTCGGCGATGGCAAGAGCGCGATGTACATCGATGTCCGTGGCATTGGCATTGATGGCAAGCCGCTGACCATGACCGCTCAACTCACCGCGCTGAATGACAAAGGCCCGGAAATTCCCAGCTGCGCGGCCGTGGCTCTGGCCGTGAAAATGGCCTCGGGCTATGTGCCGCAATCCGGCGCACGGCCTTGCGTGGGTGAAATCAGCGTTGCCGAATACCTGGCGGCAATCAACGATCCGGCCAATCTGAGCCTGTCGGTGCAGTTCTCGCAAGGGCAGCGTTGA
- a CDS encoding DUF2269 family protein: MLYLCIKYLHVIAAVFLFGFGMGSYLYLIAASRTGNPQVIAHVARMVVRFDAWITTPAGFVQIITGYLLMRLSGLPMSTGWLLTSLVIFVCVGALWLPVLLLQKRLHAMAVGAEASGQPLESRYASVYRWWFWMGVCGFAGMFAIVLMMVTKITPLQLIGLTLGL; the protein is encoded by the coding sequence ATGTTGTATCTGTGCATCAAATATCTGCATGTGATTGCCGCAGTTTTCCTGTTCGGATTCGGCATGGGCTCGTATCTTTACCTGATCGCCGCCAGCCGCACGGGCAACCCGCAAGTGATTGCGCATGTGGCGCGGATGGTCGTGCGCTTTGATGCATGGATCACCACGCCCGCAGGCTTCGTGCAGATCATCACTGGCTATCTGCTGATGCGCCTTTCAGGATTGCCCATGAGTACCGGTTGGCTGCTGACCTCGCTGGTCATCTTCGTTTGCGTGGGCGCACTGTGGCTGCCGGTGCTGTTGTTGCAAAAACGCCTGCATGCAATGGCTGTGGGCGCCGAGGCGAGCGGCCAGCCCTTGGAGAGTCGCTACGCCAGCGTGTATCGATGGTGGTTCTGGATGGGCGTTTGCGGGTTCGCCGGGATGTTTGCCATCGTGTTGATGATGGTGACGAAGATAACGCCGCTGCAACTGATCGGCTTAACCCTGGGCCTTTAG
- a CDS encoding thiol-disulfide oxidoreductase DCC family protein: MLSTKTRPTPAPLLQPGETVVLFDGVCKLCNGWARFLIRHDRQRRVRLAAVQSPEGQALLAWAGLPLDEFDTMAVIRDRQYWERSDAFLEVVGQLPGRWQPLKLLRVFPRRLRDWAYDRIALNRYRLFGKYDTCLLPTADHEKRFLKAQG, encoded by the coding sequence ATGCTCTCCACGAAAACCCGCCCCACCCCCGCACCGCTGCTGCAGCCCGGCGAAACCGTGGTGTTGTTTGATGGCGTGTGCAAACTGTGCAACGGCTGGGCACGGTTTCTGATTCGGCATGATCGCCAGCGCCGTGTGCGCCTGGCAGCAGTGCAGTCGCCCGAGGGCCAAGCGTTGCTGGCGTGGGCCGGTTTGCCGTTGGATGAGTTCGACACGATGGCAGTGATTCGTGACCGGCAGTACTGGGAGCGTTCGGATGCGTTTCTGGAAGTGGTCGGGCAACTGCCTGGACGCTGGCAGCCGCTGAAGCTGCTGCGCGTTTTTCCGCGTCGCCTGCGCGACTGGGCGTACGACCGCATTGCGCTGAATCGCTACCGGCTGTTCGGCAAATACGACACTTGCCTGCTGCCAACAGCAGATCATGAAAAGCGTTTTCTAAAGGCCCAGGGTTAA
- a CDS encoding GlxA family transcriptional regulator produces MPSIRVAVLAFDGVSLFHLSVPGIVLATANPASTEPRYEISYCAEVPGMISSDQGIGLAIGHGLELMAVSDVIIIPAWGDQSMTPSAALVQALQLAHAEGKLIVGLCLGAFVLGDAGLLDGKEATTHWAARDEFAQRFPKVRFRPEVLYVTDDNLMTSAGTVAAIDCCLHLIRQRFGADVANHTAKMLVTPPHRQGGQAQYVEHPVPQLSSETHFSEVLAWARMNLGENLSLDLLAEKARMSRRTFTRRFKETTGTTVSKWLNAERVIRAQALLETTDLPVECIAEEAGFGTPLSLRQQFAAHLGTSPSDYRKMFCLGVKRDSGAQT; encoded by the coding sequence ATGCCCTCCATCCGTGTTGCCGTACTGGCGTTCGACGGCGTCAGCCTTTTCCACCTGTCGGTGCCGGGCATTGTCCTGGCGACGGCCAATCCGGCGTCCACCGAGCCCCGTTACGAGATCAGCTACTGCGCGGAAGTCCCGGGCATGATCAGCAGTGACCAAGGCATTGGCCTGGCGATCGGTCATGGGCTGGAATTGATGGCGGTGTCCGACGTCATCATCATTCCGGCATGGGGCGATCAATCGATGACGCCTTCGGCAGCGCTCGTGCAGGCCCTGCAACTGGCCCATGCCGAAGGCAAGTTGATCGTCGGTTTATGCCTCGGCGCCTTCGTGCTGGGCGATGCTGGCTTGCTCGATGGCAAGGAGGCGACAACACACTGGGCGGCACGCGACGAGTTCGCGCAACGTTTCCCCAAGGTTCGGTTTCGCCCCGAGGTGCTGTATGTCACCGACGACAACCTGATGACCTCGGCGGGTACCGTGGCGGCCATCGACTGCTGTTTGCACCTGATACGCCAGCGCTTCGGTGCGGATGTAGCCAATCACACGGCGAAAATGCTGGTCACGCCACCGCACCGCCAAGGCGGCCAGGCGCAATATGTCGAGCACCCGGTGCCACAGCTGTCGAGCGAAACGCATTTTTCTGAAGTTCTGGCCTGGGCCCGCATGAACTTGGGGGAGAACCTGTCGCTGGACCTGTTGGCGGAAAAAGCCAGGATGAGTCGACGCACCTTCACCCGTCGATTCAAGGAAACCACCGGCACGACGGTGTCCAAATGGCTCAACGCTGAGCGCGTGATCAGAGCGCAGGCGTTACTGGAAACCACCGATTTGCCGGTTGAATGCATTGCAGAAGAAGCCGGGTTTGGCACACCTTTGTCGTTACGGCAGCAGTTTGCGGCTCACTTGGGGACGTCGCCGTCGGACTACCGAAAGATGTTTTGTCTAGGGGTGAAGCGGGACAGCGGTGCACAAACGTGA
- a CDS encoding MBL fold metallo-hydrolase yields MTLKTLPIALSIACATVTAPAFAETETRSKPEAAHKLNLQQVRNATVKITYGDTTFLIDPMLAKKGTYPGFENTYRSNLRNPLVDLTESPEQVIAGVDAVIVTHTHLDHWDDAAQKVLPKDIPLFAQHEEDAQLIRSQGFKNVHVLTNEAEFGGVKITKTGGQHGTDEMYAVPALAKPLGEAMGVVFQAPGYKTLYLAGDTVWRKEVDQAIEKFHPQVIVLNAGKAKMSGYEGSIIMGEEDVLRATQVAKDAKIVAVHMDAINHMSLTRDELRSYVQKHGIESRVDIPADGTSQQF; encoded by the coding sequence ATGACACTCAAAACGCTTCCAATTGCCCTGAGCATTGCTTGCGCCACGGTGACTGCACCAGCGTTCGCAGAGACCGAAACGCGGTCGAAGCCTGAAGCCGCACACAAGCTGAATCTGCAACAAGTACGTAACGCCACGGTGAAAATCACCTACGGCGACACGACTTTTCTGATCGATCCCATGCTCGCCAAAAAGGGCACGTATCCAGGGTTCGAAAACACCTACCGCAGCAACCTGCGTAACCCGCTGGTTGACCTGACCGAGTCCCCTGAGCAAGTGATTGCCGGCGTCGATGCCGTCATCGTTACGCACACGCACCTTGATCATTGGGATGACGCCGCGCAAAAAGTGCTGCCAAAAGACATCCCTCTGTTCGCCCAGCATGAAGAAGATGCGCAGTTGATTCGTTCGCAAGGCTTCAAGAATGTACATGTGCTGACCAATGAGGCCGAGTTCGGTGGCGTTAAAATCACCAAGACCGGCGGACAGCACGGCACCGACGAAATGTACGCCGTGCCGGCCCTGGCCAAACCGTTGGGGGAGGCCATGGGCGTGGTGTTCCAGGCCCCGGGTTATAAAACGCTTTACCTCGCCGGCGATACCGTCTGGCGCAAGGAAGTCGATCAGGCCATTGAGAAGTTTCACCCGCAAGTGATCGTTCTCAACGCTGGCAAAGCGAAAATGAGCGGTTACGAAGGCTCGATCATCATGGGCGAGGAAGACGTCCTGCGAGCGACGCAGGTAGCGAAAGACGCGAAAATCGTTGCCGTGCACATGGACGCGATCAACCACATGTCCCTGACCCGCGACGAATTGCGCAGCTATGTGCAAAAGCACGGCATTGAGAGCCGCGTGGACATCCCGGCGGACGGTACGTCGCAGCAGTTCTGA
- a CDS encoding LysR family transcriptional regulator, which translates to MELVWLEDFSALAEYGSFVRAAEARHVTQPAFSRRVRSLENWMGVDLFVRTPQGATLTEAGRQILPSAQEAARRLYRLRSEAQEVAGMAAKQLQFAATHSLSFTFFPRWLRSAENGAPIDAVQLHSDSMAVCEQMLIHGQVQFLLCHRHPDVPPLLAPDQFIGKKVGEDVLVPLASPSAQCGTAPETLPYLAYTHESGLGRIVAHRLHGKADYLHLKPLFSSHLAAVLMSMALESKGVAWLPKSLTEQEMADGRLVRALDESWDIPLEIHLTRPTAPISPSAEEFWAKLGE; encoded by the coding sequence TTGGAACTGGTTTGGCTTGAGGATTTTTCCGCGCTGGCCGAGTACGGCAGCTTTGTCCGGGCCGCTGAAGCGCGGCACGTTACGCAGCCGGCGTTCAGTCGCCGCGTGCGTTCGCTGGAGAATTGGATGGGCGTCGACCTGTTTGTGCGCACCCCGCAGGGCGCGACGTTGACTGAGGCCGGCAGACAGATTTTGCCCAGCGCCCAGGAAGCGGCCCGGCGTCTATATCGACTGCGCTCTGAGGCGCAGGAAGTCGCCGGCATGGCGGCCAAGCAGCTGCAATTTGCGGCCACTCACTCGCTGTCGTTCACGTTCTTTCCGCGCTGGTTGCGAAGTGCAGAGAATGGCGCGCCGATCGATGCGGTACAGCTGCATTCCGACAGCATGGCCGTGTGCGAGCAGATGCTGATTCATGGCCAGGTGCAGTTTCTGTTGTGCCATCGTCACCCCGACGTTCCGCCGTTGCTGGCACCTGATCAGTTCATTGGAAAAAAGGTCGGCGAAGATGTACTCGTGCCGCTGGCAAGTCCTTCCGCGCAGTGTGGAACCGCCCCTGAAACCCTGCCCTATCTGGCTTATACCCACGAATCCGGTCTGGGCCGAATCGTTGCGCACAGGCTTCACGGCAAGGCCGATTATCTGCACCTCAAGCCGCTGTTCAGCAGCCACCTGGCCGCGGTGCTGATGTCCATGGCACTGGAAAGCAAGGGTGTGGCGTGGCTACCGAAAAGCCTGACGGAACAGGAAATGGCTGACGGTCGTCTGGTCAGGGCACTTGATGAAAGCTGGGACATTCCCCTGGAGATTCACCTGACGCGCCCGACCGCGCCGATCAGTCCTTCAGCCGAAGAGTTCTGGGCGAAACTGGGCGAGTGA
- a CDS encoding mandelate racemase/muconate lactonizing enzyme family protein has product MRIVDIREKTVSIASPIANAYIDFSKMTCSVVAVVTDVIRDGKPVIGYGFNSNGRYGQGALMRDRFLARVTEADPETLIDHENNNLDPFAIWKALMTNEKPGGHGERSVAVGTLDMAVWDAVAKIEGKPLYRLLADRYRNGVADDKVWVYAAGGYYYPGKDQTKLKAEMQSYLDRGYDVVKMKIGAVPLDEDIRRIEAVLEVVGDGQRLAVDANGRFDLQTGIAYAEAIKKYNLFWYEEVGDPLDYALQAELANHYELPMATGENLFSHQDARNLLRHGGMRPDRDYLQFDCALSYGLVEYMRTLKVMEEMGWSSRRVVPHGGHQMSLNIAAGLHLGGNESYPDVFQPFGGFADGIRVENGYVGLPDIPGVGFEAKSALYAVMRELGEG; this is encoded by the coding sequence ATGCGTATCGTCGATATCCGTGAAAAAACCGTCTCTATTGCGTCGCCCATCGCCAATGCCTACATCGATTTTTCGAAGATGACCTGCTCGGTCGTCGCGGTTGTCACGGACGTGATTCGCGACGGTAAACCGGTCATCGGTTACGGCTTCAACTCCAACGGTCGCTACGGGCAGGGCGCGTTGATGCGCGATCGCTTTCTGGCGCGGGTCACAGAAGCCGATCCGGAAACGCTGATCGATCACGAGAACAATAACCTCGATCCGTTCGCCATCTGGAAAGCCCTGATGACTAACGAAAAGCCGGGTGGCCACGGCGAACGCTCGGTGGCGGTCGGCACCCTCGATATGGCGGTGTGGGATGCGGTCGCGAAAATCGAAGGCAAACCGCTGTACCGCCTGCTCGCCGACCGTTACCGCAACGGCGTGGCCGATGACAAAGTCTGGGTCTACGCGGCGGGTGGTTATTACTACCCGGGCAAGGATCAGACCAAGCTCAAGGCGGAAATGCAGAGCTACCTGGATCGTGGCTACGACGTGGTCAAGATGAAGATTGGCGCGGTGCCGCTGGACGAAGACATCCGTCGCATCGAAGCGGTGCTGGAAGTGGTCGGTGACGGCCAACGCCTGGCGGTCGACGCCAACGGCCGCTTCGATCTGCAGACCGGTATCGCGTACGCCGAAGCGATCAAGAAGTACAACCTGTTCTGGTACGAAGAAGTCGGCGATCCGCTGGATTATGCGCTTCAGGCCGAACTGGCCAATCACTACGAACTGCCGATGGCCACCGGCGAAAACCTGTTCTCCCATCAGGACGCGCGCAACCTGTTGCGCCACGGCGGCATGCGCCCTGATCGCGACTATTTGCAGTTCGATTGCGCGCTGTCCTACGGCCTCGTCGAATACATGCGCACCCTGAAAGTGATGGAAGAAATGGGCTGGTCTTCGCGCCGCGTTGTGCCCCATGGCGGCCACCAGATGTCGCTGAACATCGCCGCCGGCCTGCACCTGGGCGGCAACGAATCGTACCCGGACGTGTTCCAGCCTTTCGGCGGCTTCGCCGACGGCATCCGTGTCGAAAACGGCTATGTCGGCCTGCCGGATATCCCGGGGGTCGGCTTCGAAGCCAAGTCCGCGCTGTACGCCGTCATGCGTGAACTGGGCGAGGGCTGA
- the dctA gene encoding C4-dicarboxylate transporter DctA, whose product METSKSRWYSQLYVQVLIGIVIGAAIGYFVPDIGAKLQPFADGFIKLIKMLLAPIIFGTVVVGIAKMGSIKEVGRIGVKALIYFEILSTIALVVGLIVVNVVKPGAGMNINAGTLDGSAVNKYSQAASEQGGLVEFFLNIIPHTFLGAFSNGVMLQVILLSVLMGVALVQMGETSKPLINTIDLFLQGLFKIVAMVMRLAPLGAGAGMAFTIGKYGIGTLLSLGQLLVALYITTLIFIVVVLGAVARWSGMPLMQFLRYFKDEILITLGTCSTEAVLPRMMIKLEKLGCKKSVVGMVLPTGYTFNADGTCIYLTMAAIFIAQATNTPLTFMDQMILLGVFLLTSKGSAGVAGAGFVTLAATLTTIHSIPLVGLVLLLGIDRFLNEARAVTNLIGNGIGTIAIAKWDNSFDVEACEREIAAMKHDKAARKALLAQK is encoded by the coding sequence GTGGAAACTTCAAAATCGCGCTGGTACAGCCAGCTCTATGTGCAGGTGCTGATCGGTATCGTGATCGGTGCCGCCATCGGTTACTTCGTACCGGATATCGGTGCCAAGCTGCAGCCGTTTGCCGACGGTTTCATCAAGCTGATCAAAATGCTTCTGGCGCCGATTATTTTCGGCACGGTGGTAGTCGGTATCGCGAAGATGGGCAGCATCAAGGAGGTCGGTCGGATCGGTGTGAAAGCGCTGATTTACTTCGAGATTCTTTCCACCATCGCCCTGGTGGTCGGCCTGATTGTGGTGAACGTGGTCAAGCCCGGCGCCGGCATGAACATCAACGCCGGCACCCTCGATGGCAGTGCTGTCAACAAATACAGTCAGGCGGCGAGCGAGCAGGGCGGTCTCGTCGAGTTCTTCCTCAATATCATTCCGCATACCTTTCTCGGTGCGTTCTCCAATGGCGTCATGCTGCAGGTGATTCTGCTGTCTGTGTTGATGGGGGTTGCTCTGGTGCAAATGGGCGAAACCAGCAAGCCGCTGATCAACACCATCGACCTGTTCCTGCAAGGCCTGTTCAAGATCGTCGCGATGGTCATGCGTCTGGCGCCGCTGGGTGCCGGTGCCGGCATGGCGTTCACCATTGGCAAATATGGCATCGGCACCTTGCTGTCGCTGGGGCAGTTACTGGTGGCGCTGTACATCACGACGCTGATTTTCATTGTCGTGGTGCTGGGCGCGGTGGCGCGATGGTCGGGCATGCCGCTGATGCAGTTCTTGCGTTACTTCAAGGATGAAATCCTCATCACCCTGGGCACCTGTTCGACCGAAGCGGTGCTGCCGCGAATGATGATCAAACTGGAAAAGCTCGGCTGCAAGAAATCCGTGGTCGGCATGGTCTTGCCCACCGGCTACACGTTCAATGCGGACGGCACCTGCATCTATCTGACCATGGCCGCGATCTTTATCGCCCAGGCGACCAACACGCCTCTGACGTTCATGGATCAGATGATTCTGCTCGGCGTGTTCCTGTTGACGTCCAAAGGCTCGGCCGGTGTAGCGGGGGCGGGGTTTGTGACGCTGGCGGCAACACTGACCACCATCCATTCGATTCCCCTGGTCGGACTGGTGTTGTTGCTGGGCATCGACCGCTTCCTCAACGAGGCGCGAGCGGTGACCAACCTGATCGGCAACGGCATCGGCACCATCGCCATTGCCAAGTGGGACAACTCGTTTGACGTCGAGGCGTGCGAACGTGAGATTGCGGCGATGAAGCATGACAAGGCGGCGAGAAAAGCCCTGTTGGCGCAGAAGTAA